From the Thamnophis elegans isolate rThaEle1 chromosome 16, rThaEle1.pri, whole genome shotgun sequence genome, the window ATTgattaaaaaaaggtaaaagaaaTATCTAAAAAGGTACGCTTTAAAAAACAATCCACAGTACATGAGCTTTTTCCCTCTTATCTATAAAAAAAGATTAGGATCTTCATctcaatggagggggggggggaagctgctgccaggctggaggaggggggggcggcAGACCAGCAGAAGATTAGAACATTCACGCCGGCCGGCCGGCCTTGGGAGCTCTGGCCCCTCCCACTGCAGTACCATTCACCGAGGTGCAACCcccacatctccccccccccgccttcagaGAGGACCGTCCCTCTGGCCTGGCCAAGGGAGCCCCCAGGAAGGGCAGAGTTGCTCCCCCACCGGGCTTTGGCCACAGCGGGAGGGGGCCAGTGTCTCTGTTGAGTCCTCCTTCAGCATTTCGGCATCTCgggtttaaaaagggggggggggttagagacGTTAAGAGAGGCAAATTCTTTTGCCTCCGAGTCTAGTCAGGCGTTTGACCTAATAAAAGCAGGAGGAGGAAACCCTTCAGAGGAGTCCTTCAAAATGGCTGCAAAAGACTGGAGGACGCAGACTCGGTCACGATGGAAGAGAGGAACCGCTGAAAAGACACAGCCGGGGAACGAGATGCCAGTCCGGACAGGCGCTCGGCCCCCCCTAATCATTCGGAGTCGCTGCTGTCCGAGctggagccgctggagctggagCTCCCTGACtcggagctgctgctgctgctcaggtGAGACGGACCGCCGGATGGCGCCAAGGAGCCCGATTTGTCTAGCCAGAAAAGGAGCAGAAGCGAGTGGTCAGCTGAGCTCAGCTTTGGCAGGGCAGCTCCCTCCCCAGCCTCCCTACCTCCCCTTGCGGGTCTCCCTGCCTTCCTTTGGGCAGCATCCCCCTGCTTCGGCTCTCAGCCCCTGCAGGAAGCAGCCCAGGAGTCTGGccttgggtggggggaggagggggtccTGCTTGATAGcaacagcccttagacttatagtTGGGCCTAAATGGCAGGTAAAACCAGCCCTGCCCCATGGCAAACACAATAGGCTgggattgaggggggggggggttgtttccaCAGTGTAGCTCATAGGTCCAGAGAGAGTCCAAGTGGAACAGCCAGGATGCAGCCGCCATGTGGGAGGCGGGGAAGAGACGGGGGGGGGTGTGTGAGGCTGAGAGGGAATTGGGAGGTGGACCACGGGGGAGCAGCCACAGGAAGAAGGCAGCCAATTTCCCAAtggagcccgggggggggggaggttttggCCCAAAATGTCCATTCAGAGCGTCTGAGGGACACAGCCCCTCCCTAGATGAGGATCCTTGCATCTCCCCTTACTGGCCCTGAGCCTCTCCCTGGGGACCCCTCAGGTGGGACCCCctgtctccccacccccacctccactGTGAAGGGCAGACAGAAGGGCTGGGGCCTCTGCTAGTGGCCCTCTTTGACCTCTTTGTCCCCATGCCGGTGCTCCGGCTGTCAATACCCGGGCCATGTGGCTCTTTTGGGCACCACCAGGCAGCCAAGATTGCCTAGTGCGGCTGGACACGGAAGGGCTGCTTTGCCCTCtttggagacaccccccccccccccgagaccccAGGTAGGTCGAGCCAAGGGACTTTGGCCTTGGTGGGCACTGCTGAGTCCTCCCCTGCAAGGGATGGGTGGAATGGAAGCCTAAAAGAATGAATAAAACCTCCATCGTGAAGCAGCAGGAGCCACCTGGGGCCCTTCTGCCTCTAGAGGGAGCCGGTTGGAAAGCCCTGCTGCAGATTGCACAGCACGGGCCCTCCCGGGAAGGGGCCTGGGGGCCGCAGCCTGctgaggcagaggtggggagGGAGGCGGCCTCTGCTCACCTTTCCTGGCCGGCTTCTTGTTGTTGCTCAGCTGCCCACTGACATCCTGCAGGCGCTTCTCcagctccttcttcttctcctgggCCATCTCCTCCTTCGACTTGGCCGCCTGCTTCTTCCCACTTGCGGCTGTGGGGAGGAAGCGGAAGggctcagggggggggggtcgggggCCCCACCTTCCCAGGAGGCAAGAACCAGCAGAAATGAAAGGCCAGTGCCCATTGCAGGCCTTGGACAGAAGGCGATTCTGGACAGTGGTCCAGATGTCCAGGGCGGGGCAGCTGCCCTCTGAGAGCAGGCCAGGGCCACGAGGGGGACAGGCAGGCTCGTAAGTGGGGGACCACAAAGGGCAGGGGGGCAGCTCTGGGCCCCAGGATTGTATTGAGCAGGGCAAGGTAAGGCTCAGCAAGCCACAGGGGCTCCCTCAGGCCCTGCAGCAGAGGGGATGGGGCCTTGCAGGGGGCCCAGCCTGAGCAGCCAGAAGGAAATGAGGAATGGCTGGGGCCAGATCCCCTCTCCTCCCACGGGAGCTCATGGGAGGGGCCTGCAGTACCCTCCCCTCCACGAAGGAATACAAATgacaagacagacagacggacacacacacacacacacacataacccaTCCAGTAAAAAAGGGAAGCCCCCCCCTCCTTTATGATTTGCCCCTCCTGGAAAACAATGTTCCTAACATCTGATGCGGCAGctgctccctcctctcttcttccacgCCCACCACAGAGaggctccttccttctcctcaaaAGGGTCCTGCCCCCCAGCCTCAGCCCCCCTTCAGCCTCCATGCCCAGGGGGATCCCGGATGCAGGGAAAGGGAATGCCAAGGCAGCCAGGGCTGAATTACAATATAGGTTGTACAAACCCAGAATGGATGGCTGGTTGCCGAGCATGATAACAGAACAGTGATGTGTGAAGGCAACAAAGTGTGTACGACAACCAGTATTCCTATTGTTGTACACACTTCAAAACTTCCTGCACACGCTTAGCCAGCAGAGAGAAAGGCCACAGCCCCAGGGGGTCTCCTTCACGGTTACAAACCAATTTGCTGCTAACTGACCAGGGATGCTTGTGGTCATTTCAGTCTTAGGTGTGGATATCGGCTGCCCTGGCACACTCTTCTTCTGTACCTTgccccatttgggggggggggggatgttgtcCCAGAATAGCCCTtcattccccctttctctttggaGTCCTCTTTCAGGGCGGAAGGAAAATAGTGGGCCAGAATCCCACTTGGCTCTTGGCTGCTTCCTGGGCCTTCGGGGGCGGCCACGACAGCTGGCCCTGCAAAGGCTGGAGGGATGTCCGGCCCCATCCCTGGCGCCAGCTCTCGCCTACAGACGACTCCGGTCAGACCGGCTTTGCAAAGGGGGAGGCCGTCTGCCTCCCGTCTGCTCAGCCTCCCTTCCGCCCTTCGAGGAGGCCTCATCCTGCCCTCTTCCTCTTCCGTGGCCCCCTGGAAGCGGCTCCTGAGCTCTGGCACTGCCGAATCTTTTCTGGCTCCGGGGCTGGGCTGGTTTGCTTAAGGTTTTCCTCCTGGAGAAAGACTGGAGTGGCCTCAAGTTCCTGCTGCagccctttccttctttcatccAGAAACCTTTGCACTTTCTTCCCGGGCCGGTTCCCTATGAGGGTCCTCTGGGCTCCTCGGCTTCCTTCCCAAGCGACGGCCTCAGCTGGCCCTCGCCTTGCTGCAAACAGGGACAGCTCCAGCCCACAAGCCCTGCAGGCCACGGACACAGAGCACCACGGCCGTCTTCATGCTCCAAGAGAAACGGTTGCATCTCCTGCGGCTGACATTTCAGGCGCTGAAGCCTCCTGCCAAACCTACAGGGTTCTGCTACAGGGAATGTTTCTTTAAGGGCTCCTGCTGAATCCCAGGCAAAGGCCAGGACCTTCCTGGTCTTCAGAAAAAGAGGCCTTTATCTCTTAAtcgtgggaggaggaggagcaatctGGTGTGAGGGAGAGacctgggtggggagggaggagacGGTGACTAGGAAACAACcagagaaggaggtggggggAGCCCAAAGCTACACAGCGGACAGAGAATGAAGCTTAGAAAGGATTCTGCCTAATTATCAGGATGTAAAAGGAGACAGCGGGTAACTTGCACTTTCAGACTCCCAAGGCTCCCTTAAGGCAGCCTTACACTGAAGCAGAATCTGCTCAGCTGCTGACGTTCCCCATCTCGTCTACCTGAGAAGACACCCAGCACCGAAAGGAAATCGGGAGGGGGGGGGCCCTCCAGGGCGGCTGAGATCAGGAAGGCTGCCTTTGCCTTCTTCGCAAGACCCTTCCCTTCAGTGGGGCAGCAGCAGGGAACACGGgggagagggaaatgggggtCAAAAGTAcatcattccccccaccccctctgcTTTCACAAAGGACCCTCCCCCTGGGCCAGGGAAGGGACCAAAGCCCCCTCAGCAGAGGGGAGACCACAGGAGGGCTCCAAAGGTTGGGGCTGCCTGGGGCTGCCTGTGGAGGCAGGAGAGTCATCTGGAGGCGGAGAGCAGAGGGGTTTTCACATTTCCaagcagaagggggggggatacaggtggaatggagggggggggagagctcaGCATGGATTAGACAGCCCCCCTCCAAGCTCCTGCAGCCCCCCACACTCCACCCATCGGTTCCAGGGCCTGGGGGAATCCCACTTACAAAATGGTTTCCGCTGCTTTTTCTGCAAGCAGGACTTGACGTATCTCTCGAGTTCTCGCAGCGTGGTGGgcttcaaagtttcaaagtcgATCTCGATCTCGTCGGGATTGGAGTCCCTGAGGGAGGGCTCTCGCGACTGGATGATGTGCACCACCCGGCCCAGCTTCTCCCCTGGCAGGCGGTTGATGTCCAGGCTGAGCTGGCGCTTCTCATCGTAGGTCATGGGGatgccctcctcttcctcctccgagTCAAAGGTGGCCGAGGCCTGCTTCCCGGCCTTCTTGGGCTGCCTGTGGGCGGGAGAGGAGCGGTCAGGGCCTGCAAGCCCCCTCTGGTGGGGTCCAAAGAGAGAAGTGGGCAAATGGGCTCCAGGCACCCACGGGCCCCATCGGCGTTCTTCTCCCTGATGGCCCCTGGGCAGCCTTGCCCAAAGTGCCCCTCTCCTTTTGCTCCCCCCTGCTTTGGGTTGGCCAGCCACGTAACTTCTTTGGCTGGGCCCTCCCCCCTCGCCCGCCTACCACTCGAGCCCACACCAGCCTCCCCCCGTCCCAGAGGATGTCCCCACCTGTTAACGGGAACTGTACTGTTGGCCTTCTTGGCGGGGGCTTTCTTCTGCTGGGGGGCTTTTGCTGGGAGGGCCACCTtggctttcttctcctcctcggcTTTTGCCTTgtgcttctctttctccttctccttttttttcttctccttctcttttttctccttcttcttctttggctTGTTGACTGGTGCTTGCGAGAGGGCAGCCAGCTGCTCGTGGACGGCCTTCAGCTGAGAGAGAAGCCAAGGAGAAAAGCTCAGCTGACCACTGGCGCCCTCCGACCCTCTCAACCCGGGCCAAAGTCTGGAACCCGGCAAGTGGATGGGGAAAGCAGGTCAGCCCACTCAGGGCCGTGGAAGGTTTGTGGGAGCAGCAGCTCCCAGCCTTCCAGGCCTGGTGCCTCACCCCATCCCCAGACCAGGCTGCCAGGGGCAGGCACAAGCAGCTCCCTTAACACACATGCATAAGGCTTTCCCGCTGGGTCACAGCGTGACCCACTTGCTGGAGCATCGCATGGGAGGCGGACGCTACAGTGGCACCTTTTGTAAACCTGAGTTGGACTAACCCCACAGGATGTGAGCCAAGAGGCAAGCGGGAGGCCCGGAAAAGTtggtttcctttcctttattttcaaGAGGTTCTTGACAGCTTGTACCTAGATTTGCTGTTTTTGAGCTGTTGTGAGACGCCCAGAGTCACTTAGGCGATATAGGCGGCCATACAAAATCAAATCTTAAATCAATAAATTTAAGCAAATTAAAATCCAATCTATCTGAAAAGGATCCTCCGGCCATGGCCGGCCCAGGATGCCTGCAGCACACAGAGgcaacccctccccccaggagATGCCGACTTCACAGCTGGCAGAGAGCAGAAGGCCTTTGCTCCctggagcctcctcctcctccttcacccagagaggaaggggaaaggcaAGGGCCATGGGGAGGGAGAGGCCTCCGTCTGGGAGGAGGGACCTGGCCTTCCAAGGGAGCGCAGGCCCACCGACCCCACCATCTGGGGCAGAGGATCCAGCGTGGGCCCCTGTGCTCGGCATCTGTGATTAAAGGGACCCAGGTTCAGATCCTTGTTCAGCAGGGATTCTCCCCAGCAGCTTTGCTCTACCTGACTGGGCTACATGCAGATGCCACGGTACTTGCAAACCCTCTTGGGGCTTCTgcccttcccccccaacccccagcaaCAGCTCTTcagcacacacaccccaaaccCTCAATAAAAATCCAGCCTCAAAATTGGCAGGCACCGTCTCTGTTAGAGTCCTCTATTCCTTTGCTTTGCTTCGAATTCAGCCCAACTCTAAAGTCTGGATGGAAGAGAAACTGAGGAATGAAACGGGCTGCTACAGAccgtatatcaggggtgtcaaactcaaggcggtgtgtgtgtgtgtgtgcttagatctggtccacagggcTGCCTGTCAACCGCCGAAGATGGGCCTGCGGTGCCCCTGCCAGTGAAAGCCTGTGGTCCTCCTGGGCCGTTTTTGACAGCGACAGCCTCCGATGGCCCTCTGCCAGCACAAAAgtagctgggggggggagggggggagggctgcagcatccccagagctccttttctctggcagaggagcCAAAAGTGGAGTCTGGGGGGCTATCAAAgcaaactgaaaataaaacaaaaggagaaatgtttcccttttgcatttgagcaggcaagaagggacaggaaaggagaaagggaaagagggaagacgaagaaaggaagatgagaaagaggggaaggaagaaggaaggaggatgaagagggaaggaagggagtgaaGGTCACATGGGCCACCagaggtgcccctgacacaagtcaCATTGAGCTGACCATCCCCACTttggccacacacacacccagcccgCCCCCCTtcgaggtcaaacgcaaccctgatgcagccctgaatgaaatagagtttgacacgcctgctgCATATGAATGGTTCAAACAAAGACAAGGCAGTTCTGAGGCACCAGGGAGAAAAGTGTCACTAAGTTTATTCCCCATATTCATGAGGACTAGACACTTGTTCACTGAAAACTAAAGCAAATTCTCAGAAAATCTGGTGCAACCTGAAGGGCAAAAGCAGCATTCACCCATGGGGAAGGGGGGCGCGACTGGTGGGGCCAATCCCAGCCACCACCACCCAAAGGAAGGCTGCAACCAGGGAGGGTTGTCTTCGTGACCCCTTCCCGGAAGGTCCAGGGATTGTTTGCTCTCCTGCGGGGCAAGGAAGAACCCCAGCTGCCCTGAGCAGCCCACGAGAGACTTCCCTGGTCTGGCAGTTTTTACAGACCCCACAGCTGGCCCATCCCGTGGGGGCACTTCCAAGGCACAGCCCTGCAGGGGCATCCGGGCGGGATTCCACAAGGAGCAGCTGGCAGGGCAGGAAGTGAATAGGCATGGGgccgcccctccccccccgcttGCCTTCCATCTGCCCCCCAAGCCCTCCTGGGCAGCCTCAAGGCAGCGACTGCCTGCTGGGAGGAAGCGTTTCTGAACAGGCCTCGAGGACTGTACGTATCCACACACAATACAGGAAAGGGGGAAGCACTTtataaaagtggggggggggggaaggggggaaaaaataaacaaatacattccATCCATTCCAGTCTCGGGAGTCAATGACCTTGTAGCACTGCCTCAATGATCGGGAACAGTCCTGTGTGAACAAGAAGACAGGCAGGGAAGCAAATCGGGTGTCCACACCGCACCCTgagtcgggggggaggggggaggagagcccCAGAACCACACTCTGGTTCTTGGGGAGGCCTGGGTCACTTTGGGCCCTTGGTCTCAAGGGCCAAGTTTCTAGACCTCACTGCTGTGACCGATGTATGAAAAAGGAGGGCGGTTCCTTTTCTACCACTGGTCACAGAGCAGACACGGAGTTATTGTGCACCACCACCAAGGCGCCCGGTGGACCTCTGAGAGGCGCTGTGGCCTCTATTTCTCTATGCTCACATTTTGGGCCCTGCCTTTTCCGACTGCCACAACGTCCTTCTTAGCGACCGGGGGTTTGATAAAGGAAGCGGGTCTTTCTGAGCAGCCCAGAGAACCCTCGAGTCTCTGCAGGGCTCCCGTCGAGGCTCCCCGCACCTCCGGTGGCTTCCGGGATCAGACGAGGCCCCTTCGCGAGCGGCCGAGCCCCaaaccactccccaaactgccaCTCACCTGCTCCTGCAGCTCTGCCAGCCGCGTGGCCCGCTCCTCCTCCGAGTCCGAGCTATCCGAGCTGTCTGAGGAGCTCCCACCGCTGCTGTGGCTGCTCTCCGTGCTCTTGCTGACCACGGGGGCGGTGGGCAGAGGGGGAGGTGGGGGGTCGGCGGGCTCGTCCGGCATCTTGGCAAATCGCATCTCAAAGACGTCCTGCGGGAAGAGCCACTTTGGAGAGGAGGGCAAAGATGCCCCCAGAGCAGGCAGCTGCTCCAAAAGAGGCACCCCCGCCCCGCCCCACAGTGGGGCtgactggaggaggaagaggccgaAGGGCAGATGGGGGCTCTTCAGATGCCATGACCCCCATCAGAACTGCCATCTAGCCTCGGAAATGAGAGGTGGGCAGGAACCCCTGGGAGATGCAGCCCCCACCCACGTCTCCTCACACTGAAGACCAGCCCCGGTGATGATTTACTCCAGGGTGGAGGGAAAGAGCAGCTAGTCTCCCTTGTGAGAACTGCCTGTCGGGCATTGTGAATGTTCTGTGATGTTGTGCAACACAACAACAAGCCTTGTTATGAGCCTCTGGGATGCAAGGAGCAAGAGGTGGCCATAGCTGTCAGAGGCCGAGCACCCATCCCAGACTCAAGCAGGGGCAACCAGGGGCAACCCTAAGGCGGCAGGAGAGGCCTGGAGACTTAAAGCCAAGAAGGAGGCGGCCTGCTGCATCTCTGCTGGAGTCCCACCGGCTCTGGACCGGCCTCCTTGCAAACGGCACCACAACCGTCCAAATCAGACCACACAAGCCCTTCACTGAGCCCACAGACCCACTGCGGCTGACGGAGGATGTTCTGCTTCAATCTagccccccccttctttttttcatcctggcagccccccccccccccttacctgCAGCTTCCTAGCCATGGCCACCACCTCATGGTCAGGCGGATTGTACTTGTAACAATTGGAGAACATTAACCGGATGTCCGCTGCGAAGCCTTGGGCGTCTTGATATTCCCGACTGTCCATTTTTTTCTGCAGGGGAGCCCAGAAAGGGGACAGGATTAGAGGGGGAAACCCCTCCCGCAGTGAGCAGAAAAATGCCCCTGAAGCCCTGCTGGTCACCTGCCCGCCTTCCTACCCTTAAAGCCCCTTCAGAAGCCACAGGCAGAGCAGCTGGATTTGGGGGTGCAAAGCGATAAATGACTGAACTCAGCCagtggggggttgggggagaggtgTCCCTTTGGAGAGAAGAGACTCATCCTGAAAGAGGgcagggcgtggggggggggatgttccgCCTTCCCTGCAAGCAGAAGACCCCGCTGGCATTTTCCACTCGGGCGGGAGCAAGCGGGGACTGCCTTGGGAAGTCCTGTGAGACAAGAGCCACAAAGGGCTCAACTCTGCCACCTGCACCCTGGTCGCCTCCTCAGGATGGATTACTGTCACACCTGGCAGGGCTGCCACTGAGAAGCATCCGGGATGCAGCTGGTGCAAAATGGGGGGTGAGCGCAGTTACGTGCACCCCAAGATCAGCACATGCTGCCCTTCTGTTCCTCAAACTACCTTGGTTGCCAGTTGGCTTCTGGGTTCAATGCAGGGCACTGGGCATGACCTCCGAAGCGCCCCCTGTGCTGGGCCAGGCGATCTGAGGGGCGGCTGAGGCCTCCCCACCCCGTCAGCCCAAGAGGGGCCCCATCAGGCAGGACCCCGGAGAAGAGCCTTGTCTGCTACAGCAGAGACCCCCAGGAAGTGAGCCTGGGCCCATCCCCACTGGCCTTTTGGGGAGGCGCGGAGCCCcaggagctgctgctgctggtgctcTCCCTCACTACGACTTTGTCTTCAATTGTTTTCCACTTTACTTACGCAACCTTGTTTCCTGTGGTTTCCTTTTGTCGTATGGGTGAGTTGGGCGTATAAATTCAGATCAATAAAGAAAGCCACAGCAGATAGCCCAACTGGGGGGTTTCCTCCCAAGCTGCCAGGGTAGGTAAGGCAGCCCCACTTCCACGCTCTCCTGAccctggaggagggggggggcagagaggagctGCCGAGGGGCTGCGAGGGCAGCCCTGGTCTCAGGGCTGGCAGGTCAGAGCAGGGCTCCTTCCCTCTTCTGGGCCTTTACCCAGCCGCTGTTGCCTCCAGGGTTTTGGGGTCTCCTCCGCAGAGGGACAGAGCAGAGGCTGCTTGGAAGCCGCTACGGCTCCCTGGCCAGATGGGCCGATCCAACTAGCTGGGGTCCCACATTGCTTCTGTTTTTTCTCTCGGGCGGTCACCTGGAGTTGGGGGACGTGACCATCCCTCCAGTGCCACGGACGGATCATGTCCTGGTAGCCCTGGAGGCTTCTGGGGCTGTCCCCCCCCCTGCAGGGAGGTAGGGGCCAGTCAACCCAGAGGACTCAAGAGGGAACTTGTTGGTCTTCCTCCTGGTTGGTCCGAGACTGGAAGAAGCAGGGATTGAGGAGGGCTTGTGCAGGTTCTCAGCTctgggaaaggaaagagtgggaGAAGGCAACTAGGCCAGGAGATTCTCCCCTTGTAACCATTTCTCTCATGGCTCTTCAAAGTCTGAAAAGAGCCACTCACCAGCTCCTCACACTCCCAACCTTTCTTGGAGTCACGTGTCCCAATTCAGCCTCTTGGCCACTAACAAGGACTTATAAGTGGTTGTAAGactcctgggatcatgtgactgaCTTCCAAGCAGAAatgtcaacgggggaagccagaaTGGCTTAATGGTCGCATGGTTTACCTAACAATCATTTGCTTAACGGCCaaggcaaaaaggttgtaaaattggacatACTTGAAGACtgtctcacttagtgacagaatttCCAGTCCCAACTGCgatcgtaagtagaggactactgtATCCGGCTACTCCTGTGGGCAGGGACCAGGGCTCCAGCAGCAGCACCTACCACAGGTAGGAAGGGGGATCCCCTGCTGGGCCAGGCTCCACCTGTGGGTCAAGCAGGGGGGAAGCCAAGAGGGGACCTACTTTGACGGTGCTGAGGTCCATGGGGTGCTTGATGATGTCGTGGTAGTCGTGCAGCTCCAGGGCTTCGGCGTCCACCGGCTTGTAGAAGGGCCAGGCGTAGGCCGCGTGCTTCTTGGACAGCATCTCCTTCAGGATGCTGTCGCAGTACTTGAGGTGCTCCGAGAGCTTGCCCTTCTTGCCTGCGTGCTGGGGCACCTCCCCGTCTTCCAGGTCCTTCTTTGGCGGTTTGATGGGCCGGCCACCGCTCTCCCGCCGAGCCACCACTTTGGCTTGCTTGGAGTCCAACAGCTGCGGAGGGGATTCACTCCGGCTGGCTGTGATGGCTGACGTGGTGGGCGTGGTGGTGTCTGCTTTCCGCTTCACCCCCTTTTTCTGAAATTAAAGCACAGCCCATAAGGAAGGGGCAGGTGGAGAGGAGCCCCCCCCCAGAAGGTGGGTCAGGAGGAacttgggggggggcagaaagaTGGCAGCGTTTCTCTGGCCTGAGACCAGAAACAGACCAACCTCTGCAAGGCAGGGGTACCGGGAGTGGCCCCCCagccccaccccttccctgggggaGA encodes:
- the BRD3 gene encoding bromodomain-containing protein 3 isoform X1, with the protein product MSALTSAIQAPQGPVNPPPPEVTNPTKPGRKTNQLQYMQNVVVKTLWKHQFAWPFYQPVDAIKLNLPDYHKIIKNPMDMGTIKKRLEHNYYWSASECMQDFNTMFTNCYIYNKPTDDIVLMAQALEKIFLQKVAQMPQEEVELLPPVPKGKARKIAAGTPNPGTQHPAATAVSSASSPAPFQSVPPSVSQTPVIAVTPVPTITANVTPITAPPATPVLPPPPPAAPIMAVVPPTPPIVKKKGVKRKADTTTPTTSAITASRSESPPQLLDSKQAKVVARRESGGRPIKPPKKDLEDGEVPQHAGKKGKLSEHLKYCDSILKEMLSKKHAAYAWPFYKPVDAEALELHDYHDIIKHPMDLSTVKKKMDSREYQDAQGFAADIRLMFSNCYKYNPPDHEVVAMARKLQDVFEMRFAKMPDEPADPPPPPLPTAPVVSKSTESSHSSGGSSSDSSDSSDSEEERATRLAELQEQDCSRSLRQCYKVIDSRDWNGWNLKAVHEQLAALSQAPVNKPKKKKEKKEKEKKKKEKEKEKHKAKAEEEKKAKVALPAKAPQQKKAPAKKANSTVPVNRQPKKAGKQASATFDSEEEEEGIPMTYDEKRQLSLDINRLPGEKLGRVVHIIQSREPSLRDSNPDEIEIDFETLKPTTLRELERYVKSCLQKKQRKPFSASGKKQAAKSKEEMAQEKKKELEKRLQDVSGQLSNNKKPARKDKSGSLAPSGGPSHLSSSSSSESGSSSSSGSSSDSSDSE
- the BRD3 gene encoding bromodomain-containing protein 3 isoform X2, yielding MSALTSAIQAPQGPVNPPPPEVTNPTKPGRKTNQLQYMQNVVVKTLWKHQFAWPFYQPVDAIKLNLPDYHKIIKNPMDMGTIKKRLEHNYYWSASECMQDFNTMFTNCYIYNKPTDDIVLMAQALEKIFLQKVAQMPQEEVELLPPVPKGKARKIAAGTPNPGTQHPAATAVSSASSPAPFQSVPPSVSQTPVIAVTPVPTITANVTPITAPPATPVLPPPPPAAPIMAVVPPTPPIVKKKGVKRKADTTTPTTSAITASRSESPPQLLDSKQAKVVARRESGGRPIKPPKKDLEDGEVPQHAGKKGKLSEHLKYCDSILKEMLSKKHAAYAWPFYKPVDAEALELHDYHDIIKHPMDLSTVKKKMDSREYQDAQGFAADIRLMFSNCYKYNPPDHEVVAMARKLQDVFEMRFAKMPDEPADPPPPPLPTAPVVSKSTESSHSSGGSSSDSSDSSDSEEERATRLAELQEQLKAVHEQLAALSQAPVNKPKKKKEKKEKEKKKKEKEKEKHKAKAEEEKKAKVALPAKAPQQKKAPAKKANSTVPVNRQPKKAGKQASATFDSEEEEEGIPMTYDEKRQLSLDINRLPGEKLGRVVHIIQSREPSLRDSNPDEIEIDFETLKPTTLRELERYVKSCLQKKQRKPFSASGKKQAAKSKEEMAQEKKKELEKRLQDVSGQLSNNKKPARKDKSGSLAPSGGPSHLSSSSSSESGSSSSSGSSSDSSDSE